The following are encoded in a window of Sphingobium sp. AP49 genomic DNA:
- a CDS encoding SDR family NAD(P)-dependent oxidoreductase, which yields MKLLEGKTVLVTGASTGIGRAAAIGAAQHGADVVINYAHSDGPAASCVAEIEALGQRAIAVKGDVADPQTAQDFVAKAVEAFGKVDVMVSNAGICPFHGFLDMPVDVVERTFKVNLHGAYFMVQAAAQQMVKQGHGGSIVAVSSISALVGGEFQTHYTPTKAGVHSLMQSTAIALGKYGIRCNSVLPGTILTEINKDDLADVEKREYMEKRTPLGRLGAPEDLAGPIVFLASDMAAYVTGAALLVDGGMYVNLQ from the coding sequence ATGAAGCTGCTTGAAGGCAAGACCGTCCTCGTCACCGGCGCATCGACCGGCATCGGCCGGGCGGCCGCCATCGGCGCCGCCCAGCATGGCGCCGACGTCGTCATCAACTACGCCCATAGCGATGGCCCGGCCGCCAGTTGCGTCGCCGAGATCGAGGCGCTGGGCCAGCGCGCGATCGCGGTGAAGGGCGATGTCGCCGATCCGCAGACCGCGCAGGACTTCGTCGCCAAGGCGGTCGAGGCGTTCGGCAAGGTCGACGTGATGGTCAGCAATGCCGGCATCTGCCCGTTCCACGGCTTCCTCGACATGCCGGTCGACGTGGTGGAGCGCACCTTCAAGGTCAATCTGCACGGTGCCTATTTCATGGTGCAGGCGGCCGCGCAGCAGATGGTGAAACAGGGCCATGGCGGGTCGATCGTCGCCGTTTCCTCCATCTCCGCGCTGGTCGGCGGCGAGTTCCAGACGCACTACACCCCGACCAAGGCCGGCGTGCATTCGCTGATGCAGTCCACAGCCATTGCGCTGGGCAAATATGGCATTCGCTGCAACAGCGTGCTGCCCGGCACCATCCTGACCGAGATCAACAAGGATGACCTGGCCGATGTCGAGAAGCGCGAATATATGGAAAAGCGCACGCCGCTCGGCCGCCTGGGCGCGCCCGAAGACCTGGCCGGGCCGATCGTCTTCCTGGCGTCGGACATGGCCGCCTATGTCACCGGCGCGGCGCTGCTGGTCGACGGCGGCATGTATGTGAACCTGCAATAA
- a CDS encoding IclR family transcriptional regulator — translation MRQNTSNPESGPREEKSKTQGSQTLQRGLDLLDQVIDGPVKLADLSERMGLTRSTTHRLANALVERGFLTFLPREGYQLGPKLLQLGFLAQSQADVVQIARPHLEALAAASEDVVHLGRLDGDQALYLDKIPGRRRVEISSRIGDRHPLTSTGLGKALMLDDPEAGWTRLLESERENGTHDADPAQWLERMRGYVAAGRAFDLEENEDQIRCVAAPIRDASGAIVAAISLSSAAQYMDDERMASLSDEVRAAAQKVSADLGWTPGVKSPRRPLRR, via the coding sequence ATGAGACAAAATACGTCAAACCCGGAATCGGGTCCGCGAGAGGAAAAGTCGAAGACGCAGGGGTCGCAGACCCTTCAGCGCGGGCTGGACCTGCTCGACCAGGTGATCGACGGGCCGGTGAAGCTCGCCGATCTGTCCGAGCGCATGGGCCTGACGCGCTCCACCACCCATCGCCTCGCCAATGCGCTGGTCGAGCGCGGTTTCCTGACCTTCCTGCCGCGCGAGGGCTATCAGCTTGGCCCCAAGCTGCTGCAGCTCGGCTTTCTGGCGCAGAGCCAGGCCGACGTGGTGCAGATCGCCCGCCCCCATCTGGAAGCGCTGGCCGCCGCGAGCGAGGATGTGGTGCATCTGGGCCGGCTGGACGGCGACCAGGCGCTGTATCTGGACAAGATACCCGGCCGCCGCCGGGTCGAGATTTCGAGCCGGATCGGCGATCGCCATCCGCTGACCTCGACGGGCCTGGGCAAGGCGCTGATGCTGGACGATCCGGAGGCGGGCTGGACCCGGCTGCTGGAAAGCGAGCGCGAGAACGGCACCCATGATGCCGACCCGGCCCAGTGGCTGGAGCGGATGCGCGGCTATGTCGCGGCCGGGCGCGCGTTCGACCTGGAAGAGAATGAGGACCAGATTCGCTGCGTCGCCGCGCCGATCCGCGATGCGTCGGGCGCGATCGTCGCCGCCATCAGCCTGTCCAGCGCCGCCCAATATATGGACGATGAGCGCATGGCATCGCTGAGCGACGAGGTCCGCGCCGCCGCGCAGAAGGTCAGCGCCGATCTGGGCTGGACCCCCGGCGTCAAATCCCCCCGCCGCCCGCTGCGGCGCTAA
- the rhmD gene encoding L-rhamnonate dehydratase, translating to MGLAQGSFSVPIVTLPKIKHVRAFTVRGGGADYHDQGEGHWIDDHIATPMSKYPEYRQSRQSFGINVLGTLVVEIEAEDGTIGFAVTTGGEPAAYIVEKHLARFLEGRSPTDYEKIWDQMYFSTQYYGRKGLVINAISGVDLALWDLLGKLRQEPVYHLLGGAVRDELQFYATGARPDKAKEFGFIGGKMALHHGPAEGIEGLKKNIAELADMRSKVGDDFWLMWDCWMALDVDYATRLAIAAHELGLKWIEEAISPDDYWGYSQLKRNVPKGMLVTTGEHEATRWGFRMLMEMDCCDIIQPDVGWCGGVTELLKISALADAHGKMVVPHGSSVYSYHFVITRHNSPFAEFLMMHPGPTEVVPMFHPQLLGEPVPENGRMKVSALDKPGFGVDLNPDIAMHRPYTH from the coding sequence ATGGGTCTGGCCCAAGGGAGTTTCAGCGTGCCCATCGTGACGTTGCCGAAGATCAAGCATGTCCGCGCCTTCACCGTGCGCGGCGGCGGTGCCGATTATCATGACCAGGGCGAAGGCCACTGGATCGACGATCACATCGCGACGCCGATGTCGAAATATCCCGAATATCGCCAGTCGCGCCAGAGCTTCGGCATCAATGTGCTCGGTACGCTCGTCGTGGAGATCGAGGCGGAGGACGGCACGATCGGTTTCGCCGTGACGACCGGTGGCGAGCCTGCCGCCTATATCGTCGAAAAGCATCTCGCCCGCTTCCTCGAAGGCCGGTCGCCGACCGACTATGAGAAGATCTGGGACCAGATGTATTTCTCGACCCAATATTATGGCCGCAAGGGCCTGGTCATCAACGCCATCTCCGGCGTCGACCTCGCGCTCTGGGATCTGCTCGGCAAGCTGCGCCAGGAACCGGTCTATCATCTGCTCGGCGGCGCGGTGCGCGACGAACTGCAATTCTACGCCACCGGCGCCCGGCCCGACAAGGCGAAGGAATTCGGCTTCATCGGCGGGAAGATGGCGCTGCACCACGGCCCGGCCGAAGGCATTGAGGGCCTGAAGAAGAATATCGCCGAGCTGGCCGACATGCGGTCCAAGGTCGGCGATGATTTCTGGCTGATGTGGGACTGCTGGATGGCGCTCGACGTCGACTATGCCACCCGCCTCGCCATCGCCGCGCATGAGCTGGGTCTCAAGTGGATCGAGGAAGCGATCAGCCCGGACGATTATTGGGGCTACAGCCAACTCAAGCGCAACGTGCCCAAGGGCATGCTGGTCACCACCGGCGAGCATGAAGCGACCCGCTGGGGCTTCCGCATGCTGATGGAAATGGATTGCTGCGACATCATCCAGCCCGATGTCGGCTGGTGCGGCGGCGTGACCGAACTGCTCAAGATCAGCGCGCTCGCCGACGCCCATGGCAAGATGGTCGTGCCGCATGGCTCGTCGGTCTACAGCTATCATTTCGTCATCACCCGTCACAACTCGCCCTTCGCCGAGTTCCTGATGATGCATCCGGGGCCGACGGAAGTGGTGCCGATGTTCCACCCGCAATTGCTGGGCGAGCCGGTGCCGGAAAATGGCCGCATGAAGGTGAGCGCGCTCGACAAGCCCGGCTTCGGCGTCGACCTGAACCCCGACATCGCGATGCACCGTCCCTATACTCACTGA
- a CDS encoding fumarylacetoacetate hydrolase family protein, with translation MKFVRFGQRGQEKPGVIDAEGKIRDLSGVVADLTIESLAAAKGVDIASLPVVDGDPRYGVPVKGIGKIVAIGLNYEDHAIESNLPIPTEPMMFMKALSSLNGPNDEVMLPKGATHGDWEVELGVVIGETCRFVSEEDALSKVAGYVLVNDVSERFNQKQRGTQWSKGKGHDTFCPVGPWLVTADEIGNPQDLDMYLDVNGDRMQTGNTRTMIFNVAQLISYVSEYITLYPGDLMITGTPPGVGEGKKPQAVYLKAGDVMELGIAKLGSQKQNVVEWRHLGDEVLG, from the coding sequence ATGAAATTTGTTCGTTTCGGCCAGCGTGGCCAGGAAAAGCCCGGCGTGATCGATGCCGAAGGCAAGATTCGCGACCTGTCCGGCGTCGTCGCCGACCTGACGATCGAGAGCCTCGCCGCTGCCAAGGGCGTCGACATCGCATCGCTCCCCGTCGTCGATGGCGACCCGCGCTATGGCGTGCCGGTCAAGGGCATTGGCAAGATCGTCGCCATCGGCCTCAACTATGAGGACCATGCGATCGAATCCAACCTGCCGATCCCGACCGAGCCGATGATGTTCATGAAGGCGCTGTCGTCGCTCAACGGCCCCAATGACGAAGTGATGCTGCCCAAGGGCGCGACCCATGGCGACTGGGAAGTCGAACTGGGCGTGGTCATCGGCGAAACCTGCCGCTTCGTGTCGGAAGAAGACGCGCTGTCGAAGGTCGCCGGCTATGTCCTCGTCAACGACGTGTCGGAACGCTTCAACCAGAAGCAGCGCGGCACCCAGTGGAGCAAGGGCAAGGGCCATGACACCTTCTGCCCGGTCGGCCCCTGGCTGGTGACCGCCGACGAAATCGGCAACCCGCAGGATCTCGACATGTATCTCGACGTCAATGGCGATCGGATGCAGACCGGCAATACCAGGACGATGATCTTCAACGTCGCCCAGCTCATCTCCTATGTCAGCGAATATATCACCCTCTATCCCGGTGACCTGATGATCACCGGCACCCCTCCGGGCGTGGGCGAGGGCAAGAAGCCGCAAGCCGTCTATTTGAAGGCCGGCGACGTCATGGAACTGGGCATCGCCAAGCTGGGCAGCCAGAAGCAGAATGTCGTCGAATGGCGCCACCTGGGTGACGAGGTGCTCGGATGA
- a CDS encoding SDR family NAD(P)-dependent oxidoreductase codes for MSVFSGRYEGRCAIVTGGASGLGKLVAKRIVEEGGKVVLWDLNADALAAAKDEVGATHVVALDVSDQAAVAAAAKASADALGKIDVLVCSAGITGATATVWDYPVDSWQRVIDINLNGLFYCNREVVPFMLENGYGRIVNLASVAGKEGNPNASAYSASKAGVIGLTKSIGKELAGKGVIANALTPATFESPILEQLPQSQVDYMRSKIPMGRLGLVEESAAMVCFMASEECSFTTASTFDTSGGRTTF; via the coding sequence ATGAGCGTCTTTTCCGGACGCTATGAAGGTCGCTGCGCCATCGTCACCGGTGGCGCCTCGGGCCTGGGCAAGCTGGTTGCCAAGCGCATCGTCGAAGAAGGCGGCAAGGTGGTCCTGTGGGATCTGAACGCCGACGCCCTCGCCGCCGCGAAGGATGAAGTCGGCGCGACCCATGTGGTTGCGCTCGACGTCTCCGATCAGGCCGCCGTCGCCGCCGCCGCCAAGGCAAGCGCGGATGCGCTCGGCAAGATTGACGTCCTCGTCTGCTCGGCCGGCATCACCGGCGCGACCGCCACGGTGTGGGACTATCCGGTCGACAGCTGGCAGCGGGTGATCGACATCAACCTGAACGGCCTCTTCTACTGCAACCGTGAAGTCGTGCCCTTCATGCTCGAAAACGGCTATGGCCGGATCGTCAACCTCGCCTCGGTCGCAGGCAAGGAAGGCAATCCCAATGCCAGCGCCTATTCGGCCAGCAAGGCGGGCGTCATCGGCCTCACCAAGAGCATCGGCAAGGAACTGGCGGGCAAGGGCGTGATCGCCAATGCGCTGACCCCGGCCACCTTCGAAAGCCCGATCCTGGAGCAGCTGCCGCAGAGCCAGGTCGACTATATGCGCTCGAAGATCCCGATGGGCCGGCTTGGCCTGGTCGAGGAATCGGCCGCCATGGTCTGCTTCATGGCCAGCGAGGAATGCAGCTTCACCACGGCGTCGACCTTCGACACCTCGGGCGGCCGCACCACCTTCTGA
- a CDS encoding amidohydrolase family protein has product MIPFVDAHIHLWDLHHIRYDWLSPPFSDDGPNGSVEPIAHDYGVAHYREDLARWNVVGAVHVDAGAAADSALRETQWLDTLAAVDGLPTGFVAFAALNDPDVDALLAAQAAHPRVKGIRHIVNWHSDPQRTYGPVDLTVDPQWQAGYGLLAKHGLSFDLQCYPGQMPGLVPLIERHPDIPVIINHMGMPVLTDPDGLNDWRRGMKALAALPHVAVKLSGMGFIRRDWTMAGIAPLVHEAIDMFGTTRCAFASDTPTDKLFGPIDRYMEAYHTIVSDFPEADRRALFGGNANRLYRLGLDL; this is encoded by the coding sequence ATGATCCCCTTTGTCGATGCCCATATCCATCTGTGGGATCTCCACCATATCCGCTACGACTGGCTGAGCCCGCCCTTTTCGGACGATGGCCCCAATGGCAGCGTCGAGCCGATCGCCCATGACTATGGCGTCGCACACTATCGCGAAGACCTCGCCCGCTGGAACGTCGTCGGCGCCGTCCATGTCGATGCCGGCGCCGCCGCGGACAGCGCGCTGCGCGAGACCCAGTGGCTCGACACGCTCGCGGCCGTCGACGGCCTCCCCACCGGTTTCGTCGCCTTCGCCGCCCTCAACGATCCGGATGTCGATGCGCTGCTGGCCGCCCAGGCCGCCCATCCCCGCGTCAAGGGCATCCGCCACATCGTCAACTGGCATAGCGACCCCCAGCGCACCTATGGCCCGGTCGACCTCACCGTCGATCCGCAATGGCAGGCGGGCTATGGCCTGCTCGCCAAGCATGGCCTCTCCTTCGACCTGCAATGCTATCCCGGGCAGATGCCGGGCCTCGTCCCGCTGATCGAGCGCCACCCGGACATCCCGGTCATCATCAACCATATGGGCATGCCGGTGCTGACCGACCCGGATGGCCTCAACGACTGGCGCCGGGGCATGAAGGCGCTCGCCGCGCTGCCCCATGTCGCGGTCAAGCTGTCGGGCATGGGCTTCATCCGCCGCGACTGGACGATGGCCGGCATCGCGCCGCTGGTGCATGAGGCGATTGACATGTTCGGGACGACACGCTGCGCCTTTGCCAGCGACACGCCGACCGACAAGCTGTTCGGCCCGATCGACCGTTACATGGAAGCCTATCACACCATCGTCTCGGATTTCCCCGAAGCCGATCGCCGCGCCCTGTTCGGCGGCAACGCCAATCGCCTCTATCGCCTGGGACTAGACCTATGA
- the rhaT gene encoding L-rhamnose/proton symporter RhaT, which yields MTPNPLLGVLFHWLGGFASASFYVPFRGVKRWNWEIFWLTGGIFSWVIAPWFFASVQTNDLMGVMHQVPSSVVGWCIFFGFLWGFGGLTYGLTMRYLGLSLGMAVVLGLCTVFGTLIPPIFDGTFMTQIAGTLHGQIVLLGLAVTVLGIVVVARAGARKDEALSAEQKAAAVAEFDFKKGIAVAIFSGIMSSCFAFGLAAGEPIKALSAAAGTGPLWTGLPTLCIVMFGGLITNALWCGWLIAKNKSAGQWAGAPDASGQRPKLLPNFLLCAVAGTAWYFQFFFYTMGESQMGRFGFSSWTLHMASIIIFGTCWGFAFREWKDAAPAVRRMVWSGVGLLIFATLIIGYGNRLAS from the coding sequence ATGACCCCCAATCCTCTGCTCGGCGTCCTCTTCCACTGGCTCGGCGGCTTTGCCTCGGCCAGCTTCTATGTCCCCTTCCGTGGCGTGAAGCGCTGGAACTGGGAGATTTTCTGGCTCACCGGCGGCATCTTCTCCTGGGTGATCGCGCCCTGGTTCTTCGCTTCGGTCCAGACCAACGACCTGATGGGCGTGATGCACCAGGTGCCCTCGTCCGTCGTCGGCTGGTGCATCTTCTTCGGCTTTCTCTGGGGCTTTGGCGGCCTCACCTATGGCCTCACCATGCGCTATCTCGGCCTCTCGCTCGGCATGGCGGTGGTGCTGGGCCTCTGCACCGTCTTCGGCACGCTGATCCCGCCGATCTTCGACGGCACCTTCATGACACAGATTGCCGGCACCCTGCACGGCCAGATCGTCCTGCTGGGCCTTGCCGTCACCGTGCTCGGCATCGTCGTCGTCGCCCGCGCCGGCGCCCGCAAGGACGAGGCGCTTTCGGCCGAGCAGAAGGCCGCCGCCGTCGCCGAGTTCGATTTCAAGAAGGGCATCGCCGTCGCCATCTTTTCCGGCATCATGTCGAGCTGCTTCGCCTTTGGCCTGGCGGCGGGCGAACCGATCAAGGCGCTGTCCGCGGCGGCCGGGACCGGGCCGCTATGGACCGGCCTGCCGACGCTGTGCATCGTGATGTTCGGTGGCCTCATCACCAACGCGCTCTGGTGCGGCTGGTTGATCGCCAAGAACAAGTCGGCGGGCCAGTGGGCCGGCGCGCCCGACGCCAGTGGCCAGCGCCCGAAGCTCTTGCCCAATTTCCTGCTCTGCGCGGTGGCGGGCACGGCCTGGTATTTCCAGTTCTTCTTCTACACCATGGGCGAAAGTCAGATGGGCCGCTTCGGCTTCTCCAGCTGGACGCTGCACATGGCCTCGATCATCATCTTCGGCACCTGCTGGGGCTTTGCCTTCCGCGAGTGGAAGGATGCCGCGCCGGCGGTCCGCCGCATGGTGTGGAGCGGCGTCGGCCTGCTGATCTTCGCCACCCTCATCATCGGCTATGGCAACAGGCTGGCGAGCTGA
- a CDS encoding glycoside hydrolase family 43 protein — MRRWLAVLLLTLAAPVAAADAPLLTSHLRIHDPFVVVEQASATYWLFSKNDPAVTGDPRIGIMAYASSDLANWRRPRLVFALPKDSWANDGGWAPEVHRWKGRYYLFATFHNDKAAIPASGKRPNYRRATLLAVADRVDGPYQLINKGQPVTTPKLMTLDGTLYVDPAGQPWMVYAHEWIQTGDGRMEAVPLKPDLSAAGPPQLLFKASDADWAVGQKQPAGDVSYVTDGPELFRTKTGTLLMLWSSWGKTGYVQAQARSKSGTIAGPWEQLGPLVEQDSGHGMLFHSFDGKLMLVLHRPFKRALAKFYEMRDAGDRLEVVREAVELDGEAYPTHGCPMGVSDARC; from the coding sequence ATGCGTCGCTGGCTCGCCGTCCTGCTGCTGACGCTCGCCGCCCCGGTGGCGGCGGCCGATGCGCCACTGCTGACCTCGCATCTGCGTATCCATGACCCCTTCGTCGTGGTGGAACAGGCGAGCGCGACCTATTGGCTCTTCTCGAAGAATGACCCGGCCGTCACCGGCGATCCGCGCATCGGCATCATGGCCTATGCCAGCAGCGACCTCGCCAATTGGCGCAGGCCCAGGCTGGTCTTCGCCCTGCCGAAGGACAGCTGGGCGAATGACGGCGGCTGGGCGCCGGAGGTGCATCGCTGGAAAGGTCGCTATTATCTCTTTGCCACCTTCCACAATGACAAGGCGGCGATCCCGGCCAGCGGCAAGCGCCCCAATTATCGCCGCGCCACCTTGCTGGCGGTGGCCGACCGGGTCGATGGCCCCTATCAGCTGATCAACAAGGGCCAGCCCGTCACCACGCCCAAGCTGATGACGCTCGACGGCACCCTCTATGTCGATCCGGCCGGCCAGCCCTGGATGGTCTATGCCCATGAATGGATCCAGACCGGCGACGGTCGGATGGAGGCCGTGCCGCTCAAGCCCGATCTGTCCGCTGCCGGCCCGCCGCAGCTGCTGTTCAAGGCCAGCGATGCCGATTGGGCGGTGGGCCAGAAGCAACCGGCCGGCGATGTCAGCTATGTCACCGACGGACCGGAACTGTTCCGCACCAAAACCGGCACCCTGCTGATGCTCTGGTCCAGCTGGGGCAAGACCGGCTATGTCCAGGCGCAGGCTCGCTCCAAATCCGGCACGATCGCCGGTCCGTGGGAACAGCTTGGTCCCCTGGTCGAGCAGGACAGCGGCCATGGCATGCTGTTCCACAGCTTCGATGGCAAGCTGATGCTGGTCCTCCACCGCCCGTTCAAGCGGGCGCTCGCCAAATTCTATGAGATGCGCGACGCCGGCGATCGGCTGGAGGTCGTGCGCGAGGCGGTCGAACTGGATGGCGAAGCCTATCCGACCCATGGCTGCCCGATGGGAGTGTCCGATGCTCGCTGCTGA
- a CDS encoding alpha/beta hydrolase — translation MLAADLVWPLRDAPSGAFALEDANAAPEQAVVTAVDRPVLLGYVPDRPNGRAMLILGGGGYVALMAGREGVQVAQWLTSLGYHAFVLIHRFPHAGTGPSAPLDDALAAMRMIRASGLAPDGIGVVGLSSGGHLAACLAAHYPSIWGDVAPQRPDVMVIGYAPISTNAKGRTIIADKPPLPPEEKQALYDALQPDAQLLPDPPPAFIVYAGNDPVVPVENAHRLNRAWQDAGGRAELHIFADAPHGFALDTPDQPVSLWPRLCEAWLRQVGFL, via the coding sequence ATGCTCGCTGCTGATCTGGTCTGGCCGCTGCGCGATGCGCCAAGCGGCGCCTTCGCCCTGGAAGACGCCAATGCCGCGCCCGAACAGGCGGTCGTCACCGCCGTCGATCGCCCGGTGCTGCTCGGTTATGTGCCCGACAGGCCCAATGGCCGCGCCATGCTTATCCTGGGCGGCGGCGGCTATGTCGCGCTGATGGCCGGACGCGAAGGGGTGCAGGTCGCGCAATGGCTGACCTCGCTCGGCTATCATGCCTTCGTCCTCATCCACCGCTTCCCCCATGCCGGCACCGGCCCGTCCGCGCCGCTCGACGATGCGCTCGCCGCGATGCGGATGATCCGCGCCTCCGGTCTGGCGCCCGATGGCATCGGCGTCGTCGGCCTCTCCTCGGGCGGCCATCTCGCCGCCTGCCTCGCCGCGCACTATCCGTCGATCTGGGGCGATGTCGCGCCACAGCGGCCCGATGTCATGGTCATCGGCTATGCGCCGATCTCCACCAATGCCAAGGGCCGCACCATCATCGCCGACAAGCCGCCCTTGCCGCCGGAAGAAAAACAGGCGCTCTACGACGCACTTCAGCCCGACGCGCAATTGCTGCCCGACCCGCCGCCGGCCTTCATCGTCTATGCCGGCAATGATCCGGTGGTGCCGGTTGAAAACGCCCATCGCCTTAATCGCGCCTGGCAGGATGCGGGCGGCCGCGCGGAACTGCATATCTTCGCTGACGCCCCCCATGGCTTCGCGCTCGACACGCCGGATCAGCCCGTCTCGCTCTGGCCGCGCCTGTGCGAAGCCTGGCTCAGACAGGTCGGCTTCCTGTAA